The Solibacillus sp. FSL R7-0682 genome includes a window with the following:
- the comGC gene encoding competence type IV pilus major pilin ComGC — MHNERGFTLVEMLVVLLIISVLILVTIPNVSKHFASIDKKGCDAYVLMVQGQVEAYKLEEKKYPSSVEDLVNSGYLQEHNKECPNGAQIVITAEGKVEGTTGDASSND, encoded by the coding sequence TTGCATAATGAACGTGGTTTTACATTAGTTGAAATGCTTGTAGTTTTATTAATTATTTCAGTATTAATTTTAGTAACAATTCCAAATGTATCAAAACACTTTGCATCAATTGATAAAAAGGGATGTGATGCGTATGTACTAATGGTACAAGGCCAAGTGGAAGCGTATAAACTTGAAGAAAAAAAGTATCCTAGCTCTGTTGAAGATTTAGTAAATAGTGGTTATTTACAGGAGCATAATAAAGAATGTCCGAATGGTGCACAAATAGTAATCACAGCGGAAGGTAAAGTAGAAGGCACTACTGGAGATGCTAGTTCGAATGATTAA
- a CDS encoding helix-turn-helix transcriptional regulator, translated as MRKKLIEKRKQHKLTQIDLAKQLGISEVYVRKLERGSRNPSITLMIKFEEFFDLSMKELFPDIFLKENDTKCIKKLA; from the coding sequence TTGAGAAAGAAATTAATTGAAAAACGTAAACAACATAAATTAACTCAAATTGATCTAGCTAAACAATTAGGGATTTCTGAAGTATATGTTAGAAAATTAGAAAGGGGTTCTCGTAATCCATCCATTACATTAATGATTAAATTTGAGGAGTTTTTCGATTTATCAATGAAGGAATTGTTTCCTGATATTTTTTTAAAAGAAAATGATACGAAATGTATCAAAAAATTAGCTTAG
- the comGB gene encoding competence type IV pilus assembly protein ComGB — MNITLIKERLNFALSQKKTQKSVADLATFLDRMSTLLSEGYTFAHCIEMLLPYHAKHYERVQQEITSILNSGGNATQVLQILGLEKQYLVSIELAELTGQLQETVLIVSKQLIFQRESKSKLLKVLTYPIILFLFITFLFFAFRTYFLPNMSSMVTTRATSEVSSSIQWSTFFLHLPDYIVGVTLITCFLLFLYFVYIRKKRIDLQLKLLFRLPFIGLFWRLVLTRQFSRVLGNLLMAGFSMQQAFEHLNNQQHQKQIAYVSEVLQKRVIWGESLASAVKQVGYFYPKFEHFIAHGEASGLLGRELILYCELLDERLQAIIRLLLGVIQPLLFIIIAICVIAAYLSILIPMYDVLDFI, encoded by the coding sequence ATGAATATAACGCTTATTAAAGAGCGTTTGAATTTTGCTCTTTCCCAAAAGAAAACACAAAAAAGTGTTGCGGATTTAGCTACATTTTTAGATAGGATGAGCACGCTATTAAGTGAAGGGTATACATTTGCTCATTGTATCGAAATGTTATTACCCTATCACGCGAAACATTATGAACGGGTACAACAAGAAATTACATCGATTTTAAATAGTGGGGGAAATGCGACGCAAGTTCTTCAAATTCTAGGACTAGAAAAACAATATTTAGTATCGATTGAATTAGCCGAACTAACAGGGCAACTTCAAGAAACCGTACTGATTGTTTCTAAGCAACTAATTTTCCAAAGAGAATCAAAATCTAAACTACTTAAAGTATTAACCTATCCGATTATACTCTTTCTTTTTATTACCTTTTTATTCTTTGCCTTCCGTACTTACTTTTTACCGAATATGTCTTCAATGGTCACAACAAGAGCTACTAGTGAAGTTTCCTCAAGTATACAATGGTCAACGTTCTTCTTGCATTTACCAGATTATATTGTCGGAGTCACATTGATTACATGTTTCCTTCTTTTTTTGTATTTCGTTTATATCCGAAAAAAACGAATTGATTTACAGTTAAAACTCTTATTTCGCCTTCCGTTTATCGGATTGTTTTGGAGACTTGTTTTGACACGACAATTTTCAAGGGTATTAGGGAATTTGCTAATGGCGGGCTTTTCTATGCAGCAAGCGTTTGAACATTTAAACAATCAACAGCATCAAAAACAAATTGCCTATGTATCGGAAGTGTTGCAAAAGAGAGTAATATGGGGTGAATCGTTAGCGAGTGCAGTAAAACAAGTCGGCTATTTTTATCCGAAGTTTGAACATTTCATTGCCCATGGAGAAGCAAGTGGGTTATTAGGGAGGGAGCTCATATTGTATTGCGAGCTGTTAGATGAGCGATTGCAAGCAATAATCCGTCTATTATTAGGAGTAATTCAGCCGTTACTATTTATCATTATCGCTATTTGTGTCATTGCAGCGTATTTAAGTATTTTAATCCCGATGTATGACGTACTTGATTTTATCTAG
- a CDS encoding type II secretion system protein, translating to MIKRMVNDERGFTMLEMLIVLSVTMVICSVLVFISQEKLTKHIHYQIMNQIELVFRMAQMKSVEEEDPYIFEVLNRTMVNVRQQSTGKSFYSESLPDYVLLYVSAPNSQVRFKTNGNLQAFGSMSYHFDDVSYSYSINIGKGRIVLRNVVYE from the coding sequence ATGATTAAGAGAATGGTTAATGATGAACGTGGCTTTACAATGCTAGAAATGCTTATCGTTTTATCAGTCACTATGGTGATATGTAGCGTTTTAGTATTTATTTCCCAAGAAAAGCTGACAAAGCACATCCATTATCAAATTATGAATCAAATCGAACTTGTTTTCCGTATGGCACAAATGAAATCCGTTGAAGAAGAAGATCCATATATATTTGAAGTGCTTAATCGAACAATGGTAAATGTGAGGCAGCAAAGTACGGGGAAATCCTTTTACTCGGAAAGTTTACCAGATTATGTCCTTCTTTACGTTTCTGCGCCAAATTCCCAAGTTAGGTTTAAGACGAACGGGAATTTACAAGCATTTGGTTCTATGAGCTACCATTTCGATGATGTGTCATATAGCTATTCCATTAATATTGGGAAAGGAAGAATTGTATTAAGAAATGTTGTGTATGAGTGA
- the comGF gene encoding competence type IV pilus minor pilin ComGF, whose protein sequence is MRIRSIIQNERGFTLLESLFQLLIFILFASISLLIIIWFHHIYALDDMKDEVNWELFIYDLHQYNEFSASGIVIGTKQLQLEMIDDVDGRYFIVGKSDKHLRKTTNRGGNEIMLPYVKDWDLVVKGNEILMKVVMEDGTTRERKMVLPKAP, encoded by the coding sequence GTGCGTATAAGGTCAATCATACAGAATGAGCGGGGTTTTACCTTGTTAGAAAGCTTATTTCAATTACTAATTTTCATTCTGTTTGCATCCATTAGTTTACTAATAATAATATGGTTTCATCATATTTATGCACTAGATGACATGAAGGACGAAGTGAATTGGGAATTATTTATATATGATTTACATCAATATAATGAATTCTCGGCTTCAGGCATTGTCATAGGAACAAAACAATTACAGCTGGAGATGATCGATGACGTAGACGGACGTTACTTTATAGTTGGAAAATCCGACAAGCATCTTCGTAAAACAACAAATAGAGGTGGTAATGAAATAATGCTTCCTTATGTGAAAGATTGGGATTTAGTAGTAAAAGGAAACGAGATATTGATGAAAGTAGTGATGGAGGATGGCACCACTCGAGAACGGAAAATGGTATTACCAAAAGCACCTTAA
- a CDS encoding ImmA/IrrE family metallo-endopeptidase: MWIRERTIQLKQKHQTSCPYKIAENLKIHVLQHDLHHEINGYYKYDRRNQFIVINDNLDENLQRVVCAHELGHAILHKHVNTPFMRSNTFFSVSKIEREANQFAAELLIPDEIDYEVESVHHLSSIHNVPIEIAKLKYLCREVLL, from the coding sequence ATGTGGATTAGAGAAAGAACTATACAACTAAAGCAAAAACATCAGACCAGTTGTCCATATAAAATAGCTGAAAACTTAAAAATACATGTTTTACAGCATGATTTACATCACGAAATAAACGGTTATTACAAATATGATCGTAGAAACCAATTCATTGTTATCAATGATAATTTAGATGAAAACTTACAGAGAGTTGTTTGTGCACATGAACTTGGCCATGCAATACTACATAAACACGTTAATACACCGTTTATGCGTTCAAACACTTTTTTTTCCGTCAGCAAAATTGAACGTGAAGCCAATCAGTTTGCTGCAGAACTACTAATTCCTGATGAAATCGATTATGAAGTTGAATCTGTTCATCACTTATCCTCAATACATAACGTACCAATTGAAATAGCAAAATTAAAGTACTTGTGTAGAGAGGTTTTATTATAA
- a CDS encoding helix-turn-helix domain-containing protein, translating to MVADFARHLKDFRERANITQTEMAQKLNMTQSHVSKYETGRKVIDLETFTRWVRETNSEVQAAIVLFGTDIFANASQVLSLVPAFIPVLDATQLFM from the coding sequence GTGGTTGCTGATTTCGCAAGACATTTAAAGGATTTTCGTGAGCGCGCTAACATCACACAAACAGAAATGGCGCAAAAGCTAAACATGACACAATCCCATGTTTCTAAATATGAAACTGGTCGTAAAGTGATTGATCTTGAAACTTTCACTCGGTGGGTTCGGGAGACAAATAGTGAGGTACAAGCTGCAATTGTTTTATTTGGTACAGACATCTTTGCAAATGCTTCACAGGTACTTTCTTTAGTACCAGCGTTTATCCCAGTGTTAGATGCTACACAGCTTTTTATGTAG
- a CDS encoding DUF4231 domain-containing protein — MPNQNTENLESEYFKKRVEEQIGWYDEKSIHHQKVYKGIKRSQIILTALIPFSAALVPTFEWILYIISGIGVLVTVLEGFLALGKHHENWIEFRGICETLKREKYMYQGKAGVYSENSEFNFLVERIETIISKENINWANLNHGDNKGGK; from the coding sequence GTGCCTAATCAAAACACAGAGAACTTAGAATCAGAGTACTTTAAAAAACGAGTTGAAGAACAAATAGGTTGGTATGATGAAAAAAGTATCCATCATCAAAAGGTTTACAAAGGGATTAAACGTAGTCAAATAATCCTGACAGCTTTAATACCTTTTTCAGCTGCTTTAGTTCCAACTTTCGAATGGATTTTATATATTATTAGCGGTATAGGTGTGTTAGTTACTGTATTAGAAGGTTTTTTAGCTTTAGGAAAGCATCATGAAAACTGGATTGAATTTCGCGGAATTTGCGAAACATTAAAGCGAGAAAAGTATATGTATCAAGGAAAAGCCGGCGTATACTCCGAGAACTCCGAATTTAATTTCTTAGTTGAAAGAATAGAAACAATTATTTCAAAAGAAAATATAAATTGGGCTAACTTAAATCACGGAGATAACAAAGGGGGAAAATAA
- a CDS encoding type II secretion system protein, which translates to MSERGFSFVESLLAVVILFFLTTTLIPITVSMRQEMALQKIQTNAAEVAFNGALSYSRYGEVEGEQVIDDTLFTWSYSGGSICVTYLVDEDVIEKCV; encoded by the coding sequence ATGAGTGAACGCGGCTTTTCATTTGTCGAATCTTTACTTGCGGTTGTTATTTTATTTTTCTTAACAACCACACTTATCCCCATTACCGTTTCGATGCGGCAAGAAATGGCCCTTCAAAAAATCCAGACAAATGCAGCTGAAGTAGCCTTTAATGGGGCATTATCCTATAGTCGCTATGGTGAAGTTGAAGGGGAGCAAGTAATAGACGATACCCTTTTTACTTGGTCATATAGCGGAGGGAGTATTTGTGTGACTTATTTAGTGGACGAGGATGTGATTGAAAAGTGCGTATAA
- a CDS encoding ORF6C domain-containing protein, producing MSQLQRNISSLEVAQMVLREHNEVLKDIRRIISQLGEGILPQSYFIESTYKNSQNKEFPCYLITKNGCELYGTRMTGEKGTQFAVKYIDRFNEMEQQLQQPKVLSEKEQLMAAMKLTIEAAEDVEALKNEVVEVKENVQVLFDTMRIDGRQEFAIKSQGKAKVMEALGGYNSPAYNALSRKVFAKLWGDFKRHFVLPRSTDLPKARFDEAVKYIAIWRPDTSMAMEIDSYNNQTHLKLVQ from the coding sequence ATGAGTCAGTTACAACGTAACATTTCAAGTTTAGAAGTAGCACAGATGGTTCTTCGTGAACACAATGAAGTTTTAAAAGATATTAGACGTATTATTTCGCAGTTAGGTGAGGGGATTTTACCCCAGTCCTATTTTATCGAATCAACATACAAAAACAGTCAAAACAAAGAATTCCCGTGTTACTTGATAACGAAGAATGGTTGCGAATTATACGGAACTAGAATGACTGGAGAGAAAGGTACCCAGTTCGCTGTTAAGTACATCGACCGTTTTAATGAAATGGAGCAGCAATTACAACAACCTAAAGTTTTATCTGAAAAAGAGCAACTTATGGCCGCAATGAAATTAACAATTGAGGCAGCAGAAGATGTCGAAGCATTAAAAAATGAAGTCGTAGAAGTGAAAGAAAATGTTCAAGTACTTTTTGACACAATGCGCATCGATGGTCGTCAAGAATTTGCTATCAAATCCCAGGGAAAGGCAAAAGTTATGGAAGCGCTTGGCGGTTATAATTCACCAGCTTATAACGCCTTGAGTCGAAAAGTATTTGCAAAATTATGGGGTGATTTTAAACGTCATTTTGTTTTACCTCGTTCAACAGATTTACCAAAAGCGCGTTTTGATGAAGCAGTGAAATATATAGCAATTTGGCGTCCAGATACATCGATGGCAATGGAAATCGATTCTTATAACAATCAGACGCATTTGAAATTAGTTCAATAG
- a CDS encoding TIR domain-containing protein translates to MAKKLFVSYRADNEGTKYKNLLVAWSKNDSGHFDIKFDDSSVGVSINSTNANYIKQVIKGKISDSPTFLLLIGKDTHNSEWVSWEIEQAKALNKKLVAVKIDKDYTSPSEILNSGASWAMSFTYDAIKKAIDN, encoded by the coding sequence TTGGCAAAAAAATTATTCGTTAGTTATAGAGCAGACAATGAAGGTACAAAATACAAAAACTTATTGGTGGCTTGGTCTAAAAATGACAGTGGCCATTTTGATATCAAATTTGACGACAGTTCTGTTGGGGTTTCTATAAATTCAACAAACGCAAATTACATTAAACAAGTAATAAAAGGGAAGATTTCTGATTCTCCGACTTTTTTACTTTTAATTGGGAAAGACACTCATAATAGTGAATGGGTATCTTGGGAAATCGAACAAGCAAAAGCATTAAATAAAAAATTAGTTGCTGTTAAAATTGACAAAGACTATACTTCACCATCAGAGATTTTAAATTCCGGTGCTAGTTGGGCAATGTCATTTACTTATGACGCTATAAAAAAAGCAATCGATAATTAA
- a CDS encoding helix-turn-helix domain-containing protein, whose protein sequence is MLQENLKKLRGKQTQEEVAKKLGISRARYSHYENGIREPDNELLQAIANLYEISVDSLLGRNENSSNINAKLLKGEKDIAKRLEQFKEELETSDGLAFDGEPMSDEAKESLLESMEYIFRQTQKINKKFTPKKYREND, encoded by the coding sequence GTGCTACAAGAAAACCTTAAAAAATTACGGGGTAAACAAACTCAAGAAGAAGTTGCAAAAAAATTGGGTATCTCTAGAGCTAGATATTCTCATTACGAAAACGGCATACGAGAACCTGATAATGAACTACTACAAGCAATAGCAAACCTATATGAGATTTCTGTTGATTCTTTATTAGGAAGAAATGAAAATTCATCAAATATAAATGCAAAATTATTAAAAGGTGAAAAGGACATTGCAAAACGGCTTGAACAATTCAAAGAAGAACTCGAAACCAGCGACGGCTTAGCCTTCGATGGTGAACCGATGTCCGATGAAGCAAAAGAATCATTATTAGAATCAATGGAATATATTTTTAGACAAACTCAAAAAATCAACAAGAAGTTTACACCTAAGAAATATCGTGAGAATGATTAA
- a CDS encoding tyrosine-type recombinase/integrase, producing MARQKMIKTKKESIYKYNDATGVTKYAYRYKYFDKFQKRREKTQQGFSTEQEAERALISIKADILDGNESYVESANYTLVDWLQIWVNANKKKWRTGTYELYERHMRIHIIPLIGKVKLNKITNMVMQRDLINPLIEKGLSQRTLKSIARIVLASINSAVEERVIRDNPITKLDFGKLNGKKGDNHFSEEELKIFLNHVYKTEPTTYYTIFLTLGMSGIRKGELAGLRWSDIDFDNNTITVDRTRANKKVGPPKSDNGYRTITVNKILINQLKKYKVWCIQSKWEKQMTLEKDDYVFIDRYKFKPISDTYVNDALDSLLDDCEYDLPRITPHGFRHTFASILIANKVPVVSVAKIIGDHPTTVMNVYAHSLSRVEEETVEFFNRFNIGES from the coding sequence ATGGCAAGACAAAAAATGATAAAAACAAAAAAAGAAAGCATCTATAAATATAACGATGCTACAGGAGTAACAAAATACGCATATCGTTACAAGTATTTTGACAAATTCCAAAAACGTCGAGAAAAAACGCAACAAGGATTTTCCACTGAGCAAGAAGCAGAAAGAGCTTTAATTTCAATCAAAGCTGATATCTTAGACGGAAATGAAAGTTATGTTGAATCCGCTAATTATACATTAGTGGATTGGCTTCAGATTTGGGTAAATGCAAATAAAAAGAAGTGGCGTACTGGAACATACGAATTATATGAACGACATATGAGAATTCATATTATTCCTTTAATAGGAAAAGTAAAATTAAATAAGATCACCAACATGGTTATGCAGCGTGATTTGATTAATCCGCTAATTGAAAAAGGGTTATCGCAAAGGACATTAAAGAGTATAGCTAGAATTGTATTAGCTTCAATTAATAGCGCGGTTGAGGAACGAGTTATCCGAGATAATCCAATTACTAAATTAGATTTCGGTAAATTAAATGGGAAAAAAGGTGATAATCATTTTTCAGAGGAAGAATTAAAGATATTTTTAAACCATGTGTATAAGACTGAACCTACTACTTATTACACCATTTTTTTAACACTTGGTATGTCAGGTATTCGAAAAGGCGAATTAGCTGGGTTACGTTGGTCTGATATTGATTTTGATAACAATACAATTACAGTTGATAGGACACGCGCAAATAAAAAAGTTGGTCCTCCTAAATCAGATAATGGCTACAGAACTATTACGGTTAATAAAATCCTTATTAATCAATTAAAAAAATACAAAGTATGGTGCATCCAGAGTAAGTGGGAAAAGCAAATGACTTTAGAGAAAGATGATTATGTATTTATTGATCGTTACAAATTCAAACCAATTAGCGACACATATGTAAATGATGCATTGGATTCGCTGTTAGATGATTGTGAATATGATTTACCACGAATCACACCTCACGGTTTCCGACATACTTTTGCATCTATCTTAATCGCTAATAAAGTTCCGGTTGTGTCGGTTGCGAAAATTATTGGTGATCACCCAACAACAGTGATGAATGTATACGCACATTCACTGAGTAGAGTTGAGGAAGAAACAGTCGAATTTTTCAATCGTTTTAACATTGGCGAAAGCTAA
- the comGA gene encoding competence type IV pilus ATPase ComGA — translation MNTIEQESIVEQKSLRLLEEASEFGASDVHLLPREHDYLLFFRKYGQFTQVAQLPEDLAVRMISFYKYLSSLDISEKRKPQSGAFQRTVQDVMYSFRISTLPSAFLKESLAIRLLKQNYSLPIHSLCHFPESAMQLCSLLNTSSGLLLISGPTGSGKTTTLYSLLQYCAKDLSRHVISLEDPVESTQEQLLQIQVNERAGVTYSAGLKAILRHSPEVIMIGEIRDRETAKIAIEASLSGHLVISTIHAKDTINCLYRLVDLSVSIEDMRQMILAVVTQSLVTTNDMQYKALFEILAEDQLQMAIHHLSNKQPYSLPHQQTLRGQLARLQEMQYEYNAY, via the coding sequence GTGAATACGATCGAACAAGAGTCAATAGTTGAGCAAAAAAGTCTTCGCTTGTTAGAAGAAGCAAGTGAATTTGGTGCTTCAGATGTTCATTTATTACCTCGTGAACATGATTATTTATTGTTTTTTCGAAAATATGGTCAGTTTACGCAAGTTGCTCAGCTGCCAGAAGATTTGGCTGTGCGAATGATTAGTTTTTATAAATATTTATCTTCATTAGATATTAGTGAAAAACGGAAGCCTCAAAGTGGTGCATTTCAGCGGACAGTACAAGACGTGATGTATTCGTTTCGAATCTCTACATTACCCTCAGCTTTTCTTAAAGAAAGCTTGGCGATTCGTTTATTAAAGCAAAATTATTCGTTGCCAATCCATTCTCTTTGCCATTTTCCCGAAAGTGCCATGCAACTATGTTCGTTGCTAAATACATCCAGTGGATTGTTGCTTATAAGTGGTCCAACAGGCTCCGGTAAGACAACAACTCTTTATTCATTATTACAATACTGTGCAAAGGATTTATCTCGCCATGTCATCTCTTTAGAAGATCCGGTTGAAAGTACGCAAGAACAACTTCTACAAATTCAAGTGAATGAGCGCGCAGGTGTTACTTACTCGGCGGGACTAAAAGCGATATTGCGGCATTCACCTGAAGTAATTATGATTGGAGAAATTCGTGATCGAGAAACCGCTAAAATTGCAATTGAGGCATCTTTAAGTGGCCATCTAGTTATTTCTACGATACATGCGAAGGATACGATTAATTGTTTGTACCGTTTAGTCGATCTATCTGTTTCGATTGAAGATATGAGACAAATGATACTTGCTGTTGTCACACAAAGCTTAGTAACAACGAACGACATGCAATATAAGGCATTATTTGAAATCTTAGCAGAGGATCAGTTGCAAATGGCAATCCATCACCTATCCAATAAGCAGCCATATTCATTACCACATCAGCAAACACTACGAGGTCAACTAGCAAGGTTACAGGAGATGCAGTATGAATATAACGCTTATTAA